The following are encoded together in the Onychostoma macrolepis isolate SWU-2019 chromosome 03, ASM1243209v1, whole genome shotgun sequence genome:
- the LOC131534230 gene encoding uncharacterized protein LOC131534230, with amino-acid sequence MTSAIVKSTKSLTTAEDMRNQTKLIMQPYANWEEYLTPAPLSIAILGELVFISSSADFSINKNTPKNGYKYIKYPDSFRACLMQVCNSGWWAFNEAHKSMDQIRLHTAQVPDYMKAAVKILFEGNDEVVKALLPDQLGNIKVIADECLELSNVAEKRFTDVINIIQELLEACMNAKHFYGEEMAAIKKKIEEGKLREQSALETKKRTEKAMSAMEKQLDEAHESYKKSLDSLPNGWEMIGMDIVSGITQSITGIISGVASIISLPGQMIACSATTATSGHKSYIKDQERDMVDEINVYSKSAEILTCAQTIQQKLNEKNKVEDIDWTNLYDQKNKTTKTDFVANQYGRISESLQDIPDCPAKKQALELCKQGMKICNELATYAPEGKCDKDKSAEIIKEVSALIKSARSFDSKSKGITNSPAISQKPPMMSKEERKSENTSPSQRATENARFAIEQSRAQLNKTRETYEKCVENLEKNQKELTDILVTMRNCELKEIDFKTTIEMLVKGMDAMGRVKEQWEKMVHFFQMVSNIVKTSLSKTLTNFVSTSEKTQALSYNAKLFSKDLLYTQASQACNIASLVHMISGTYTDVSNKYLMDRISSLGKLMAMDKRAPEFENERKQLQNSCDEAQKGILRLVLKNKEEYNQKSTARLERIDQELLAILPAAPPEEIKSIREDVEAGFNEEEAADYI; translated from the coding sequence ATGACTTCTGCAATCGTAAAATCTACTAAAAGTCTTACTACTGCTGAAGACATGAGGAACCAAACCAAACTGATTATGCAGCCCTATGCCAACTGGGAAGAGTATCTGACTCCAGCACCTCTATCTATAGCCATCCTCGGAGAGCTGGTGTTCATCTCATCCTCAGCAGATTTCTCTATCAATAAAAATACACCCAAAAATGGCTACAAATACATCAAATACCCTGATTCCTTTCGCGCTTGCCTCATGCAAGTGTGTAACTCTGGTTGGTGGGCATTTAACGAGGCCCATAAGAGCATGGATCAGATTCGCCTCCATACTGCCCAAGTTCCAGATTACATGAAGGCAGCTGTGAAGATTCTATTCGAAGGTAATGATGAAGTTGTTAAAGCACTTCTTCCTGACCAGCTGGGCAATATCAAAGTCATTGCAGATGAATGTCTTGAGTTGTCTAATGTTGCTGAAAAGCGCTTCACTGATGTCATCAATATCATCCAAGAGCTGCTCGAAGCATGTATGAATGCAAAGCACTTCTATGGGGAGGAGATGGCAGCAATCAAGAAGAAAATAGAAGAGGGCAAACTGAGGGAGCAGTCTGCACTAGAAACCAAGAAAAGGACTGAGAAGGCCATGAGTGCCATGGAGAAGCAACTGGATGAGGCTCACGAGAGCTACAAGAAATCTTTGGATTCTCTCCCTAATGGATGGGAAATGATTGGAATGGATATCGTGAGTGGGATAACACAGAGCATTACAGGCATTATCAGTGGAGTGGCATCTATTATTTCTCTACCAGGGCAAATGATTGCGTGTTCTGCAACAACAGCGACATCTGGTCATAAGAGCTACATTAAAGATCAGGAAAGAGATATGGTagatgaaataaatgtgtatagTAAGTCAGCGGAAATTCTAACGTGTGCACAGACTATCCAGCAAAAACTGAATGAGAAGAATAAGGTGGAAGACATTGACTGGACAAATCTATACGATCAGAAGAACAAAACCACAAAGACGGATTTTGTAGCAAATCAGTATGGAAGAATCAGTGAGAGTTTGCAGGACATCCCTGACTGCCCAGCAAAGAAACAAGCTCTGGAGTTGTGCAAACAGGGCATGAAAATATGCAATGAGCTTGCAACATATGCACCAGAGGGGAAATGTGACAAAGACAAAAGCGCTGAGATAATAAAAGAGGTCTCGGCTCTGATTAAGTCAGCTCGTAGTTTTGATAGCAAAAGCAAAGGCATCACAAATTCTCCAGCCATTTCTCAAAAACCACCAATGATGTctaaagaagaaagaaagtcagagAACACGAGTCCTTCACAGAGGGCTACAGAGAATGCAAGATTTGCCATAGAGCAGTCCCGAGCTCAGCTGAACAAGACCAGAGAGACCTATGAAAAGTGTGTGGAGAACCTAGAGAAGAACCAGAAGGAACTAACTGATATCCTGGTCACCATGAGAAACTGTGAACTGAAAGAGATCGACTTCAAAACTACCATAGAGATGCTGGTTAAAGGAATGGATGCCATGGGGAGAGTGAAGGAGCAGTGGGAGAAGATGGTCCACTTCTTTCAGATGGTATCCAACATTGTGAAAACAAGCCTGAGCAAAACTCTCACAAACTTTGTCTCAACATCTGAGAAAACACAAGCCCTCTCCTACAATGCAAAGCTCTTCTCAAAAGATCTGCTGTACACTCAAGCCTCCCAAGCCTGTAACATCGCTAGTCTGGTCCATATGATCTCTGGAACATACACTGATGTTTCCAACAAGTACCTGATGGACCGTATCAGTTCTCTGGGCAAACTGATGGCCATGGATAAACGTGCACCGGAATTTGAGAATGAACGTAAACAGCTCCAGAACAGCTGCGATGAGGCACAGAAAGGCATCTTAAGGCTTGTCCTGAAGAACAAAGAGGAGTATAACCAGAAGAGCACTGCAAGACTAGAAAGGATTGATCAAGAATTGCTTGCCATTCTACCTGCTGCTCCTCCCGAAGAAATCAAGAGTATTAGAGAAGATGTTGAAGCTGGATTCAATGAGGAAGAAGCAGCAGATTACATCTGA
- the LOC131537870 gene encoding uncharacterized protein LOC131537870 isoform X2, with the protein MQTARHQVCGLLPLQRTSQRLVHHRGVSTTNSLIAGPSQWATPPTDTTTHAAAGRSQASGQTLCQNTPQVHDTQNRSSREAVPTAIAKEILIQLDSIREQQLLILVQLQKISSSQAVPDVTPDPTHFGLPLSTIEELQHLEETLKNPEEKKNLTVLLGMVGGMTLKDTVGRVLKRAMNTSLARLINWSGANRKPAFKGLILKCVVLDAVRRNALTKDSTEKEIELLITRWLQLASDRDGGRSQRANRQTT; encoded by the exons ATGCAAACAGCTCGGCACCAGGTCTGTGGGCTTCTCCCCCTTCAGCGAACATCCCAGCGTCTAGTCCACCACCGTGGTGTCTCCACTACCAACAGCCTGATAGCTGGTCCTAGTCAATGGGCTACACCTCCTACTGACACCACAACCCATGCAGCAGCTGGCAGAAGTCAGGCATCAGGCCAAACTTTATGTCAA aACACCCCACAAGTACATGACACACAAAACAGGTCTTCTCGGGAGGCTGTGCCTACAG CAATTGCCAAGGAGATCCTCATCCAACTTGATTCTATCAGAGAGCAGCAGTTGCTCATCCTGGTGCAGCTCCAAAAAATCTCCAGCAGTCAAGCAGTTCCAGACGTCACGCCAGACCCAACACATTTTGGGCTCCCACTTTCAACTATTGAGGAGCTACAACATTTGGAGGAGACATTAAAGAATCCAGAGGAGAAGAAGAATTTG ACTGTTCTCCTTGGAATGGTTGGAGGTATGACTCTTAAAGACACTGTGGGGCGGGTCCTTAAAAGAGCAATGAACACCTCGCTGGCGAGGCTCATTAATTGGAGTGGGGCCAACCGAAAGCCTGCGTTCAAAGGGCTCATTTTGAAGTGTGTGGTTCTGG ATGCGGTCCGCCGGAATGCCCTGACCAAAGAttcaacagaaaaagaaatagaGCTCCTCATCACCAGGTGGCTGCAGCTAGCCTCTGATAGGGATGGTGGCCGGAGCCAGAGGGCGAACAGGCAGACCACATAG
- the LOC131535932 gene encoding uncharacterized protein LOC131535932 — translation MANTTGSGTMKGIVPKKKIKGVDFCGGQTYSYIIRSDLGCYMQSSNFNKGSDLTIFSLHPSCQNGDHYFADWNDKFYIIKGNSFRKVTDLSTDSDAEVISLDSNCKGGDYYLSAGGWFYIIFLEKGTFRQTSDLNRDTYGEEKALRFTWHNGLYYWGQSKSFCFLRPVSEWGVEYNEGNSLMEDSCYNTYSVHPTVVNFLPGGLSITKGPAFGKWENIKSASNDSKTAVTWHK, via the coding sequence GTTCAGGTACAATGAAAGGCATTGTTcccaagaagaaaataaaagggGTTGATTTCTGTGGAGGGCAAACGTACAGTTATATAATCCGCTCTGATCTCGGCTGCTACATGCAGTcaagtaattttaataaaggTTCAGACCTCACTATTTTCAGTCTGCACCCCTCTTGCCAAAATGGAGACCATTATTTTGCTGATTGGAATGACAAGTTTTACATCATTAAGGGTAACTCCTTTCGCAAGGTCACGGACCTGTCAACAGACAGCGATGCTGAAGTTATCAGTCTTGATTCCAACTGCAAGGGTGGGGACTACTACTTATCAGCCGGTGGCTGGTTTTACATCATCTTCCTAGAAAAAGGAACATTTCGTCAGACATCAGACCTTAATAGAGATACATATGGTGAAGAAAAAGCACTGAGGTTCACTTGGCACAATGGTCTCTATTACTGGGGCCAGTCAAAGAGCTTCTGCTTCCTCAGGCCAGTCTCAGAGTGGGGAGTTGAATACAATGAAGGCAACAGTTTAATGGAAGACAGCTGTTACAATACCTATTCTGTTCACCCCACTGTTGTTAACTTCCTGCCTGGTGGGCTGTCGATAACTAAAGGGCCAGCATTTGGTAAGTGGGAGAATATCAAAAGTGCAAGTAATGACAGTAAAACAGCAGTGACATGGCACAAGTAA
- the LOC131537870 gene encoding uncharacterized protein LOC131537870 isoform X1, which produces MQTARHQVCGLLPLQRTSQRLVHHRGVSTTNSLIAGPSQWATPPTDTTTHAAAGRSQASGQTLCQNTPQVHDTQNRSSREAVPTAIAKEILIQLDSIREQQLLILVQLQKISSSQAVPDVTPDPTHFGLPLSTIEELQHLEETLKNPEEKKNLTVLLGMVGGMTLKDTVGRVLKRAMNTSLARLINWSGANRKPAFKGLILKCVVLDAVRRNALTKDSTEKEIELLITRSPVEPHLKNELSYQIGRVKCAPIKKCIKQENCLVLFIFRLSCIKNGCSAI; this is translated from the exons ATGCAAACAGCTCGGCACCAGGTCTGTGGGCTTCTCCCCCTTCAGCGAACATCCCAGCGTCTAGTCCACCACCGTGGTGTCTCCACTACCAACAGCCTGATAGCTGGTCCTAGTCAATGGGCTACACCTCCTACTGACACCACAACCCATGCAGCAGCTGGCAGAAGTCAGGCATCAGGCCAAACTTTATGTCAA aACACCCCACAAGTACATGACACACAAAACAGGTCTTCTCGGGAGGCTGTGCCTACAG CAATTGCCAAGGAGATCCTCATCCAACTTGATTCTATCAGAGAGCAGCAGTTGCTCATCCTGGTGCAGCTCCAAAAAATCTCCAGCAGTCAAGCAGTTCCAGACGTCACGCCAGACCCAACACATTTTGGGCTCCCACTTTCAACTATTGAGGAGCTACAACATTTGGAGGAGACATTAAAGAATCCAGAGGAGAAGAAGAATTTG ACTGTTCTCCTTGGAATGGTTGGAGGTATGACTCTTAAAGACACTGTGGGGCGGGTCCTTAAAAGAGCAATGAACACCTCGCTGGCGAGGCTCATTAATTGGAGTGGGGCCAACCGAAAGCCTGCGTTCAAAGGGCTCATTTTGAAGTGTGTGGTTCTGG ATGCGGTCCGCCGGAATGCCCTGACCAAAGAttcaacagaaaaagaaatagaGCTCCTCATCACCAG GAGCCCTGTTGAGCCGCATTTGAAAAATGAGTTAAGTTACCAGATTGGGAGAGTGAAGTGTGCtccaataaaaaaatgcattaaacaagaAAACTGTCTTGTGCTGTTTATTTTCCGTTTATCTTGCATAAAGAACGGCTGCTCAGCAATTTAA